In Acanthochromis polyacanthus isolate Apoly-LR-REF ecotype Palm Island chromosome 15, KAUST_Apoly_ChrSc, whole genome shotgun sequence, a single genomic region encodes these proteins:
- the olig3 gene encoding oligodendrocyte transcription factor 3 gives MNSDSSPSSRASSPDMDGMFLRDHPHHHHHHHHVGSSVSSSTQSGEQQRQKMTGGEHLRSGDPKSVGSSSSNSSSSSSSNKYKLKKQVTEEEMYHLRLKINGRERKRMHDLNLAMDGLREVMPYAHGPSVRKLSKIATLLLARNYILMLTSSLDEMKRLVGEIYGGQHSAFHCGTVAHAPGAGGHSGGPAAAAAAAAAAAAAAAHQVHPLLGSALSSSTSSTLSSALPGLTSIRAPHSLMKGSPAAPPALQLGSGFQHWAGLPCPCTICQVPPPPHIPITSSSLTRLSGEGKDGMK, from the coding sequence ATGAATTCAGACTCCAGCCCGAGCAGCAGAGCCTCTTCCCCGGACATGGACGGCATGTTTCTGCGAGACCACCcgcaccaccatcaccaccaccaccacgtCGGCTCCTCCGTGTCCTCCTCCACGCAGAGCGGCGAGCAGCAGCGCCAGAAGATGACCGGCGGCGAGCACCTGCGCTCTGGAGACCCCAAGTCGGtgggaagcagcagcagcaacagcagcagcagcagcagcagcaacaagtACAAGCTGAAGAAGCAGGTCACCGAGGAGGAAATGTACCACCTGAGGCTGAAGATCAACGGCCGGGAGAGGAAGCGCATGCACGACCTCAACCTGGCCATGGACGGCCTGCGAGAGGTGATGCCGTACGCGCACGGGCCCTCGGTGAGGAAGTTGTCCAAGATCGCCACGCTGCTTCTGGCCAGGAACTACATCCTGATGCTCACCAGCTCCTTGGACGAGATGAAGCGGCTGGTGGGGGAGATTTACGGCGGGCAGCACTCGGCTTTCCACTGCGGCACCGTCGCGCACGCACCTGGCGCCGGTGGACACTCCGGAGGTCCCGCAGCCGCAGCAGCTGCcgccgctgccgccgccgcggccgcagCACACCAGGTGCACCCTCTGCTCGGGAGCGCGCTGTCCTCCTCCACGTCCTCCACTCTGTCGAGCGCGCTGCCGGGGCTCACGTCCATCAGGGCGCCGCACTCCCTGATGAAGGGCTCCCCGGCTGCGCCCCCGGCCCTGCAGCTGGGCTCCGGCTTCCAGCACTGGGCCGGGCTGCCGTGTCCCTGCACCATCTGCCAGGTGCCTCCTCCTCCGCACATCCCCATCACCTCCAGCAGCCTCACGAGACTCTCAGGGGAGGGGAAGGACGGGATGAAATGA